Genomic segment of Streptomyces sp. NBC_01210:
GTCCGCCGTGCTGTCGATGTAGTGGTGCGCGCCGAGCTGCTTGGCGAAGTCGGCCTTGGCGGCTCCGCGGGCGATGGCCACGGTCTCGAAGCCCATCGCGGCGGCGTACTTCACCCCCAGATGGCCGAGACCGCCGATGCCGAGTACGGCGACCAGGTCGCCCGGCCGGGCGGAGCTGCGCCGCAGCCCGTTGTACGTGGTCACCCCCGCGCAGGCCAGGGGCGCCGCATCGGTCTCCGCCAGCGCGTCGGGGATCCGGGCCAGGGCGTCCTGCGGTGCGATCACCTTTTCGGCGAAACCCCCGTCGTACGCCCATCCGGGGACCTTCAGGTTCTCGCACACGATGAAATCGCCCTGTCTGCAGGGCGTGCAGTGGCCGCAGCTGCCGCCGAACCAGCCCACCGCCACGCGGTCGCCCACCTTCCAGCCGCTGTAAGTTCCTTCGCCGAGCTCCTCGATGCGCCCGGCGATCTCATGCCCGGCGACCAGCGGAAACCGGACGCCGGGCAGCAGGGCGTTCACGAAAGCGGCGTCGCTGTGGCAGATCCCGCAGGCCTCCACGGCAATCCGTACGTGGCCGGGACCCGGCTGCGGTACCTCACGCTCGACGATCTCCAACGGACCGCCGACGGCGCCGACCTGCGCGACTCGATACGTACTCATCTGGATCTCTCCCGGGTACGGGTAGGAAACCCCCGAACCAGCAGACCAGCTCCGGACCGATCGCGCGCGCCGAATGGAGCCGGCGAGCCCCGTCGGCATCAGCCGCCGGATATACGCCCGCACGCGCCGGCGCCGAGGACGCACCGCAGCCTCAACCCACCACGCTGTCCCGCCACGCCCGGTGCAGGCCCGCGAATCGGCCCTCCCCGGCGATCAGCCGGCCCGGCGCGCCGTCCTCCACGATGCGGCCGTGCTCCATCACGAGCACCCGGTCCGCGATTTCCACCGTCGACAGGCGGTGCGCGATCACGACCGCCGTGCGCCCGTGCAGCACCGTGTCCATCGCGCGCTGCACCGCCCGTTCGCCCGGGATGTCGAGTGAGCTCGTCGCCTCGTCGAGGATCAGCACCGCCGGGTCGGCGAGCAGCGCGCGGGCGAAGGCCACCAGTTGTCGCTGGCCGGCGGAGATCCGGCCGCCCCGTTTGCGTACGTCCGTGTCGTAGCCGTCCGGCAGGCCGCTGATGAAGTCGTGCGCGCCGATCGCCTTCGCCGCCCGCTCGATCTCCTCGCGGGACGCGTCCGGCCGCCCGATCGCGATGTTCTCCGCGACCGTCCCGGAGAACAGGAACGCCTCCTGGGTCACCATCACCACCCCGCGCCGCAGCTCCGGCGTCGCCAGCTCGCGCAGCTCGACGCCGTCGAGGAGGACCCTGCCCTCCGTAGGGTCGTAGAAGCGGGCCAGCAGCTTGGCGAGCGTGGACTTGCCCGCGCCGGTCGAGCCGACGACGGCGACGGTCTGGCCGGCCGGGATCGTCAGATCGAAGCGGGGCAGCACCTCGCCGCCGGTGCGGTAGGCGAAGCGGACGCCGTCGAAGACGACCTCGCGGCCCGGGTGGCCGGAGCGGCGGGCCGGCAGTTCCTTCGGGTCCTGTGCCTCCGGTACGGACGGGGTCTGGGCCAGCAGGCCCGCGATCTTCTCGAGTGAAGCCGCCGCGGACTGGTAGGAGTTGAGGAACATCCCGAGCCGGTCGATCGGGTCGTACAGACGCCGCAGATAGAGGACGGCGGCGGCCAGCACACCGAGCGCCAGCGTGCCGTCCGCGACCCGGTACGCGCCCCACAGCACGATGCCGGCGACAGCGGTGTTGGCGACGAGCCGGGAGCCGACGACATAGCGCGCCATCTCCAGCATGGCGTCGCCGTTGGTGCGCTCATGGTGGTGGTTGAGGGCCTGGAACTCCGCGTCGTTGGCGCGCTCGCGGCGGAAGGCGCGCACCGGCCTGATGCCGTTCATCGTCTCCGCGAACTTCACGATGACGGCGGCGATCGCCGTGGACCGGATGCTGTAGACAGTTTTGGCGCGGTGCTGGTAGAGCCGTACGAGCAGATAGAGCGGGACGAACGAGAGCACCGCGAGCCCGCCGAGTCCGAGGTCCAGCCAGAGCAGCATCGCCGAGATGTAGACAAAGGCGAGGACGACCGTGATCAGCTCCTGCAGGCCTTCGCTGAGCAGCTCCCGCAAGGATTCGACATCGGCGGTCGACCGGGAGATCAGCCGGCCCGAGGTGTACCGCTCGTGGAAGTCGACGCTCAGGGCCTGCGCGTGGCGGAAGATCCGGCCGCGCAGATCGAGGAGGACGTCCTGGTTGACGCGGGCGGCGGCGCGGATGAAGGAGTACTGCAGGACACCGGCGCCGAACGCGCACAGGGCGTACCCGACGGCGACGGCGATCAGCGGCCCGTAGTCGTGCGCGCGGAAGGCCGGTACGCCGCGGTCGATGGCGTACGCGACGAGGAGCGGACCGGCCTGGACGGCGGCCTGCTGGAGCAGCAGGAGCAGCGCGGCGGTGGTGACGAACCGGCGCCGCGGTGCGAGCAGCGACCGCAACAGGGTGCCGGTCGCGCCCTGCGGCGCGGGCAGGGCATCCCGGTCGAACGGGTCGTCCCTGACCGGCGCCGGCTCGGGTACGGGCGGCGTCGCTCTGCCCGTACGGTCGTCCTCGCCGTCGGCGTACGGCTCGGTGGTCGTCGATGAAGACGTCATCGGACACCCTCCTCGGCGTCGGTCTCCTGGGCATCCGCGCCGGACATCAGCCAGGCGTACTCCCCATTCGTACGCAGCAGTTCCTGGTGAGTGCCGACCGCCGCGATCCGCCCGCCCGACAGCAGCGCCACCCGGTCCGCCAGCATCACCGTCGACGGGCGGTGCGCCACCACCAGCGCCGTCGTGTCCTCCAGCACCCTGCGCAGTGCCGCCTCCACCAGCGCCTCCGTATGCACATCCAGCGCCGACAGCGGGTCGTCGAGCACCAGGAAGCGCGGCTGCCCGACGACCGCCCTGGCCAGGGCCAGGCGCTGTCGCTGTCCGCCGGAGAGGCTGAGGCCCTGCTCGCCGACCTGAGTGTCGGCGCCGTGCGGCAGGGACTGCACGAACCCCGCCTGCGCGATGTCCAGGGCCCGGCCCAGCTCCTCGCCGCCCGCGCCCTCCGCGCCCATCAGAACGTTCTCGCCGACGCTCGCCGAGAACAGCGTCGGCTCCTCGAAAGCCACGGACACCAGCTCGCGCACCCGCTCCCGAGGCATGGCCGCGATGTCCTCCCCGTCCAGCGTGATCCGGCCGGCGGTCACCTCGTGCAGTCGCGGTACGAGCGCGGTGAGCGTGGTCTTGCCGGAGCCGGTGCCGCCGACCAGGGCCATGGTCTCGCCGGGCCGTACCCGCAGATCGATGCGGGCGAGCACGGGCGCGGCGCCGTCGGAAGCGTCCGGGTAGCGGAACTCGACGCCCTCGAACCGGAGCCCGTCGGCGCTGCCGGCACCGGACTCGTGCGCGGCCCCGGGCTCGTGCGAACTCCGGGACGCGTCCGAACCCGTGGACGCGTCCGAACCCGTGGAGTCGTGCGCCCCCCCGGACGACTCCTCCGCCGCGTCCATCACCTCGAAGTACCGCTCCGTCGCTGTCGCCGCCTCCTGGCTCATCGCCAGCAGAAAGCCGATCGACTCCACCGGCCAGCGCAGCGCCAACGCCGTCGACAGGAACGCGACCAGCGTGCCCGCCGACA
This window contains:
- a CDS encoding alcohol dehydrogenase gives rise to the protein MSTYRVAQVGAVGGPLEIVEREVPQPGPGHVRIAVEACGICHSDAAFVNALLPGVRFPLVAGHEIAGRIEELGEGTYSGWKVGDRVAVGWFGGSCGHCTPCRQGDFIVCENLKVPGWAYDGGFAEKVIAPQDALARIPDALAETDAAPLACAGVTTYNGLRRSSARPGDLVAVLGIGGLGHLGVKYAAAMGFETVAIARGAAKADFAKQLGAHHYIDSTADTSVADALQSLGGAKVVLATAANSDAITATVEGLRPRGELVIIGADVEPLGISPNQLLMSGKIIRGHPSGTAQDVQDTMAFSALHGIRPMTEIVPLDQADAAYQRMMSGAARFRMVLTTR
- a CDS encoding ABC transporter ATP-binding protein, whose protein sequence is MTSSSTTTEPYADGEDDRTGRATPPVPEPAPVRDDPFDRDALPAPQGATGTLLRSLLAPRRRFVTTAALLLLLQQAAVQAGPLLVAYAIDRGVPAFRAHDYGPLIAVAVGYALCAFGAGVLQYSFIRAAARVNQDVLLDLRGRIFRHAQALSVDFHERYTSGRLISRSTADVESLRELLSEGLQELITVVLAFVYISAMLLWLDLGLGGLAVLSFVPLYLLVRLYQHRAKTVYSIRSTAIAAVIVKFAETMNGIRPVRAFRRERANDAEFQALNHHHERTNGDAMLEMARYVVGSRLVANTAVAGIVLWGAYRVADGTLALGVLAAAVLYLRRLYDPIDRLGMFLNSYQSAAASLEKIAGLLAQTPSVPEAQDPKELPARRSGHPGREVVFDGVRFAYRTGGEVLPRFDLTIPAGQTVAVVGSTGAGKSTLAKLLARFYDPTEGRVLLDGVELRELATPELRRGVVMVTQEAFLFSGTVAENIAIGRPDASREEIERAAKAIGAHDFISGLPDGYDTDVRKRGGRISAGQRQLVAFARALLADPAVLILDEATSSLDIPGERAVQRAMDTVLHGRTAVVIAHRLSTVEIADRVLVMEHGRIVEDGAPGRLIAGEGRFAGLHRAWRDSVVG
- a CDS encoding ABC transporter ATP-binding protein — encoded protein: MSEKHAATRDRSAVRTLLRLWPYVRPVRTRLFSAAFVAVVASCLGLVIPLVLKWMVDGPVADRDPGGVWLGALVLLLLGVAEALLFGFRRWLVARPLAGVEAAMRADLYRHLQRLPVAFHDRWASGQLLSRGTTDLMLLRMFLAFPLTFLLVNATTILVGYVILLGQQWTLGLVLLAPIAPLVILCSLFESRYAIVARQAQDQVGDLTTVVEESVLGIRIIKGFGRHRSQARAFRRLSERLRGTELGKARLLAGIWALITTIPEVTIGAALVLGTIQVADGTLSAGTLVAFLSTALALRWPVESIGFLLAMSQEAATATERYFEVMDAAEESSGGAHDSTGSDASTGSDASRSSHEPGAAHESGAGSADGLRFEGVEFRYPDASDGAAPVLARIDLRVRPGETMALVGGTGSGKTTLTALVPRLHEVTAGRITLDGEDIAAMPRERVRELVSVAFEEPTLFSASVGENVLMGAEGAGGEELGRALDIAQAGFVQSLPHGADTQVGEQGLSLSGGQRQRLALARAVVGQPRFLVLDDPLSALDVHTEALVEAALRRVLEDTTALVVAHRPSTVMLADRVALLSGGRIAAVGTHQELLRTNGEYAWLMSGADAQETDAEEGVR